A region of Terriglobia bacterium DNA encodes the following proteins:
- a CDS encoding HEAT repeat domain-containing protein, producing MNNEAMNCDKASELLPDYLQGSLDDVRMKQVEAHVAQCAQCGDEAALWHKLGAMPDVQPSPMLRSRFESMLETYQEGRWEKANLTSERNKFHDLGHLFNWVRRPSMSAAWAAVLVIAAFLGGRYMDRGKTSPDPQVAQIHEELTDMRQLVVLTMLQQQSASGRLQAVSYSRDWSGPRTAPDPKVLSALLHTLQYDQSVDVRLAALDALTRYGSRPDVRKGLMDALEGQQSPLVQVALIDALVDMHDPGAVQQLKKLQENPKLDPSVRKRADWGVTQLS from the coding sequence ATGAACAACGAAGCCATGAACTGTGACAAAGCATCGGAATTGTTGCCGGATTACCTGCAGGGCAGCCTGGATGACGTCCGTATGAAGCAGGTGGAAGCCCACGTCGCCCAATGTGCGCAGTGTGGCGACGAAGCGGCGCTGTGGCACAAATTGGGCGCAATGCCGGACGTCCAGCCCAGCCCCATGCTGCGTTCGCGCTTTGAATCCATGCTGGAGACGTACCAGGAAGGCCGCTGGGAGAAAGCCAACCTGACTTCCGAACGTAACAAGTTCCACGACCTGGGCCACCTGTTCAACTGGGTGCGCCGGCCTTCCATGAGCGCAGCCTGGGCCGCAGTGCTGGTGATTGCGGCGTTTCTGGGCGGCAGATATATGGACCGCGGCAAGACCTCACCCGACCCGCAAGTTGCACAGATTCATGAAGAGCTTACGGACATGCGGCAGCTGGTGGTTCTCACCATGCTGCAGCAGCAGTCGGCCAGTGGGCGCCTGCAGGCCGTCAGCTACAGCCGAGATTGGAGTGGGCCGCGCACGGCCCCTGATCCCAAAGTTCTCTCCGCCCTGCTGCACACACTGCAGTATGACCAGAGCGTGGACGTACGCCTGGCCGCGCTGGACGCGCTCACCCGTTACGGCAGCCGTCCGGACGTCCGCAAAGGCCTGATGGACGCGCTGGAAGGCCAGCAGTCGCCCCTGGTGCAGGTGGCGCTGATTGATGCCCTGGTGGACATGCACGATCCCGGCGCGGTCCAGCAGCTCAAGAAATTGCAAGAGAACCCCAAGCTTGATCCTTCAGTCCGCAAGCGGGCCGATTGGGGAGTCACGCAGCTGAGCTAG
- a CDS encoding RNA polymerase sigma factor, which yields MSDEELMAQVRSGVGELLGVLFERYHLALFNFYYKLTCERALSEDLVQEVFFRILKYRHSYKPETPFRAWMYQIARNARVDYLRKRRPEASWEPEMSPAITPDDPAQQKQETALLHQALMELTEDKREVLVLSRFQDLKYEDIAQMMGCEVNTVKVRVHRALQDLREIFRGLESGKLVRKAGQRRAGSWTGPGSLQ from the coding sequence ATGTCCGACGAAGAGCTGATGGCCCAGGTGCGCAGCGGGGTGGGCGAGTTGCTGGGCGTCTTGTTTGAGCGCTATCACCTGGCGCTGTTCAACTTTTATTACAAGCTCACGTGCGAGCGTGCCCTGAGTGAGGACCTGGTGCAGGAAGTGTTTTTCCGGATTCTGAAATATCGCCACAGTTACAAGCCGGAGACGCCGTTCCGCGCGTGGATGTACCAGATCGCCCGCAACGCCCGCGTGGACTACCTGCGCAAGAGGCGTCCGGAGGCCAGTTGGGAGCCGGAGATGTCGCCGGCGATCACGCCGGATGATCCAGCGCAGCAAAAGCAGGAGACGGCGCTGCTCCACCAGGCGCTGATGGAGCTGACGGAAGACAAGCGCGAAGTGCTGGTCCTGAGCCGCTTCCAGGACCTGAAGTACGAGGACATCGCGCAGATGATGGGCTGCGAGGTGAACACGGTGAAGGTGCGCGTCCATCGCGCGCTACAGGACCTGCGGGAAATCTTCCGCGGTCTGGAGAGCGGCAAGCTGGTCCGCAAGGCGGGCCAGAGAAGGGCCGGTTCGTGGACCGGTCCGGGGAGTTTGCAATGA
- a CDS encoding peptidylprolyl isomerase produces MALCLPAAAATPGPNSNSASDDKAKASNNPVAIFHTTAGDLKCELFPSKAPKTVENFVGLASGTKQWTSPVNGQKQTKPLYDGTIFHRVIPNFMIQGGDPLGQGFGGPGYAFEDEFDASLTFDRPGRLAMANSGPNTNGSQFFITEVPTTHLNGKHTIFGQCDAKSVELVIKIARMPAGPMNRPADPVKINHIEIVNPNAEPAKSDSPAKAQ; encoded by the coding sequence ATGGCCCTGTGTCTGCCGGCCGCGGCGGCAACCCCCGGTCCCAATTCCAATTCCGCGTCGGATGACAAGGCGAAAGCGAGCAACAATCCGGTAGCCATCTTCCACACCACGGCGGGCGACCTCAAGTGCGAACTGTTTCCCTCTAAGGCCCCCAAGACGGTGGAGAACTTTGTTGGCCTGGCCAGCGGAACCAAGCAATGGACCAGCCCCGTGAACGGGCAGAAGCAGACCAAGCCCCTCTACGACGGCACCATCTTCCACCGGGTGATTCCCAACTTCATGATTCAGGGCGGCGACCCCCTGGGCCAAGGCTTCGGCGGGCCGGGCTACGCGTTTGAAGATGAGTTTGACGCCAGCCTCACGTTTGATCGTCCCGGCAGGCTGGCCATGGCGAATTCCGGACCCAATACTAACGGTTCGCAATTCTTTATCACGGAAGTTCCCACCACGCATCTGAACGGCAAGCACACCATCTTCGGCCAGTGCGATGCCAAGTCGGTTGAACTGGTGATAAAAATCGCGCGCATGCCTGCAGGCCCCATGAACCGTCCGGCAGACCCGGTGAAGATCAACCACATTGAGATCGTCAATCCCAACGCCGAACCGGCCAAGTCGGACTCGCCGGCCAAAGCGCAATGA
- a CDS encoding peptidylprolyl isomerase produces the protein MLVLGSFALSAQTATEKLPAKSTSSAKTKKPVPAANPVAILHTTAGDLKCELFPTQAPKAVANFIGLAKGTKDWKEPLTGKIVHGKPLYDGVIFHRTIPEFMIQGGDPSGTGSGDVGFTFQDELHADLLFDKPGRLAMANRGPNTNSSQFFITEKEVPFLNPCLDPNGCMGGRRPPNSGYTLFGQCDDASVDLVKRIARMPCSGGVTCSNNNSRPLEPVKIKHVEIAGHGPAAPSPAKKKSTTPKPAPSPKP, from the coding sequence ATGCTTGTGCTTGGCAGCTTCGCGCTGTCCGCTCAGACTGCTACCGAGAAGCTGCCAGCCAAGTCCACTTCATCGGCCAAAACCAAGAAACCAGTCCCGGCGGCAAATCCGGTCGCCATCCTGCACACTACGGCCGGCGATTTGAAGTGTGAGCTGTTCCCCACCCAAGCGCCCAAGGCGGTCGCCAACTTCATTGGTCTGGCCAAGGGCACCAAGGATTGGAAGGAACCGTTGACCGGAAAGATCGTCCACGGCAAGCCACTCTATGACGGCGTGATCTTCCATCGAACGATTCCTGAATTCATGATCCAGGGCGGCGACCCCTCCGGGACAGGCTCCGGCGACGTGGGCTTTACCTTTCAAGACGAGCTGCACGCCGATCTGCTGTTCGACAAACCCGGCCGCCTGGCGATGGCCAACCGCGGGCCCAACACCAACAGCTCGCAATTCTTCATCACGGAAAAAGAAGTGCCTTTTCTGAATCCCTGCCTGGATCCCAATGGCTGCATGGGCGGGCGCCGCCCACCCAACAGCGGCTACACGCTCTTTGGCCAGTGCGATGACGCGTCCGTGGATCTGGTGAAAAGGATCGCGCGCATGCCTTGCAGCGGAGGCGTAACGTGCTCCAACAACAACAGCCGTCCGTTGGAGCCGGTGAAGATCAAGCACGTGGAGATTGCCGGACACGGTCCGGCCGCTCCGTCGCCGGCCAAGAAGAAAAGCACAACGCCCAAGCCTGCGCCGTCACCCAAACCCTAG
- a CDS encoding peptidylprolyl isomerase, producing the protein MARQPGTYAIFDTTEGKIVCRLFEKEAPITTKNFMDLAEGKRSWSDAVSKKKGDGPLYSGTIFHRVIPDFMIQGGDPSGTGMGGPGYRFEDETKGSPHSFDKPGKLAMANAGPNTNGSQFFITVAATDWLTGKHTIFGEVVEGQDVANKISTVKKGAQDRPLKDVVINSITIERTT; encoded by the coding sequence ATGGCCCGTCAGCCCGGAACCTACGCGATCTTTGACACCACCGAAGGCAAAATCGTTTGCCGGCTGTTTGAGAAAGAAGCGCCCATCACCACCAAGAACTTCATGGACCTGGCGGAAGGCAAGCGCAGTTGGAGTGACGCGGTGAGCAAGAAAAAGGGCGACGGCCCGCTCTACAGCGGCACCATTTTCCATCGCGTGATTCCCGACTTCATGATCCAGGGCGGCGACCCCAGCGGCACCGGCATGGGCGGGCCGGGCTACCGCTTTGAGGACGAAACCAAAGGCTCGCCCCACAGCTTTGACAAGCCGGGCAAGCTGGCCATGGCCAACGCGGGCCCCAACACCAACGGCTCACAGTTTTTTATCACCGTGGCCGCCACCGACTGGCTCACCGGCAAGCACACCATCTTTGGCGAGGTGGTGGAAGGCCAGGACGTCGCCAACAAGATATCCACGGTCAAGAAGGGCGCGCAGGACCGTCCGCTGAAGGACGTGGTGATCAACTCCATCACCATCGAGCGGACCACGTAG
- the mdh gene encoding malate dehydrogenase, giving the protein MRKKVTIVGAGNVGATAAHWIASKELANVVLIDVLEGVPQGKALDLLEAMPVEKRDSYVLGTNDYADTANSDIVVITAGIARKPGMSRDDLLNTNFKIMQDVVAKVVANSPNSILIVVSNPLDAMSQAAYKLSKFNRNRVLGMAGVLDSSRFRTFIAQELNVSVENVTAFVLGGHGDTMVPLPRYSTVAGIPITELIPKDRLDAIVQRTRDGGAEIVKYLKTGSAYYAPSASATEMVEAILKDKKKILPCAVYLQGEYGIKDLFVGVPCKLGANGLEQIIEIKLTPEEQAALQKSADAVTELVKVIGV; this is encoded by the coding sequence ATGCGCAAGAAAGTGACTATCGTCGGGGCAGGGAACGTAGGCGCCACTGCGGCCCACTGGATCGCTTCCAAGGAGCTGGCCAACGTTGTCCTGATTGACGTGCTGGAAGGCGTTCCCCAGGGCAAGGCCCTGGACCTGCTGGAAGCCATGCCGGTGGAGAAGCGCGATTCCTATGTGCTGGGCACCAACGACTACGCTGACACCGCGAATTCGGACATTGTAGTGATCACCGCCGGCATCGCGCGCAAACCGGGCATGAGCCGCGACGACCTGCTCAACACCAACTTCAAAATCATGCAGGACGTGGTGGCCAAGGTCGTTGCCAACTCGCCCAACTCAATTTTGATTGTCGTCTCCAACCCGCTGGATGCCATGTCCCAGGCGGCTTACAAGCTGAGCAAGTTCAATCGCAACCGTGTGCTGGGCATGGCCGGCGTGCTGGATTCTTCGCGTTTCCGCACCTTCATCGCCCAGGAACTCAACGTGAGCGTGGAGAACGTGACCGCCTTTGTGCTGGGCGGCCACGGTGACACCATGGTCCCGCTGCCGCGCTACTCCACGGTGGCGGGGATTCCCATCACCGAGCTGATTCCCAAAGACCGCCTGGACGCCATCGTGCAGCGCACGCGCGACGGCGGCGCGGAGATCGTCAAGTATTTGAAGACCGGCAGCGCATACTACGCGCCTTCGGCCTCGGCGACAGAAATGGTCGAGGCGATTCTTAAGGACAAGAAAAAAATCCTGCCGTGCGCCGTCTATCTCCAGGGCGAGTACGGGATCAAGGACCTATTCGTGGGCGTGCCGTGCAAGCTGGGCGCGAACGGGCTGGAGCAGATCATCGAAATCAAACTGACTCCGGAAGAGCAAGCCGCCTTGCAGAAGAGCGCAGACGCGGTGACGGAACTGGTGAAGGTGATTGGAGTGTAA
- a CDS encoding NADP-dependent isocitrate dehydrogenase encodes MASSYNGVPLPAGGKAITFSGGKLQIPDNPIIPYIEGDGTGRDIWAASVRVFDAAVEHAYEGKRKIHWFETFAGEKAFTKFGNWLPQETIDAIRDLHISIKGPLTTPVGGGIRSLNVALRQILDLYGCVRPVKYYQGVPSPVKHPEQVDIVIFRENTEDVYIGIEWKQGTPEVKKLIDFLNNTMLAGTNKHIREDSGVGIKPISIFGTKRLVRMAIQHAIKEKRKKVTLVHKGNIQKFTEGAFREWGYELACDEFRDQIVTERESWILDNKDNNPNISIEQNAALVEPGMEFAAESFKQEVYAEVKKCLDSIGKSHGNGAWKKKIMINDRIADSIFQQIIIRPAEYDILATPNLNGDYLSDASAAQVGGLGIAPGANIGDQHAIFEATHGTAPKYADKDVINPGSVILSGVMMFDFMGWNEAARLIENAMEATIQKKMVTYDFERQMPGSTKVKTSEFATQMINNMAGQLAKI; translated from the coding sequence ATGGCGTCTTCATATAACGGTGTACCGCTTCCAGCAGGCGGCAAGGCTATCACTTTCAGCGGCGGCAAGCTGCAAATTCCTGACAACCCCATCATCCCGTACATTGAAGGCGACGGCACCGGCCGCGACATTTGGGCCGCCTCGGTCCGCGTGTTTGACGCCGCCGTGGAGCATGCCTACGAAGGCAAGCGCAAGATCCACTGGTTTGAGACTTTCGCCGGCGAGAAGGCCTTTACCAAGTTCGGCAACTGGCTGCCGCAGGAAACCATTGACGCCATCCGCGACCTCCACATCTCCATCAAAGGCCCGCTGACCACTCCGGTGGGCGGCGGCATCCGTTCGCTGAACGTGGCGCTGCGCCAGATTCTCGACCTCTATGGCTGCGTCCGCCCGGTGAAGTACTACCAGGGTGTGCCTTCGCCGGTGAAGCATCCGGAGCAGGTGGACATCGTCATCTTCCGCGAAAACACGGAAGACGTGTACATCGGCATTGAGTGGAAGCAGGGAACGCCGGAAGTAAAGAAGCTGATTGATTTCCTCAACAACACCATGCTGGCCGGGACCAACAAGCACATCCGCGAAGATTCCGGCGTAGGCATCAAGCCGATTTCCATCTTCGGCACCAAGCGCCTGGTGCGCATGGCCATCCAACACGCTATCAAGGAAAAGCGGAAGAAGGTCACCCTGGTGCATAAAGGCAACATCCAGAAATTCACGGAAGGCGCCTTCCGCGAGTGGGGTTACGAACTGGCATGCGATGAGTTCCGCGACCAGATCGTTACCGAGCGCGAAAGCTGGATCCTGGACAACAAGGACAATAATCCGAACATTTCCATCGAGCAGAATGCGGCCCTGGTTGAGCCGGGAATGGAATTCGCCGCCGAGAGCTTCAAGCAGGAAGTCTACGCGGAAGTGAAGAAGTGCCTGGATTCCATCGGCAAGTCGCACGGCAACGGCGCGTGGAAGAAGAAGATCATGATCAATGATCGCATTGCCGACTCCATCTTCCAGCAGATCATCATCCGTCCCGCCGAGTATGACATTCTGGCCACGCCCAACCTCAACGGCGATTACCTCTCTGACGCCAGCGCCGCGCAGGTGGGCGGGCTGGGAATCGCGCCGGGCGCCAACATCGGCGACCAGCATGCCATCTTTGAAGCCACGCACGGCACCGCGCCCAAGTACGCGGACAAAGACGTGATCAACCCCGGTTCGGTGATCCTGTCCGGCGTCATGATGTTCGATTTCATGGGCTGGAATGAGGCCGCGCGGCTGATTGAAAACGCCATGGAAGCCACCATCCAGAAGAAGATGGTGACCTATGACTTTGAGCGCCAGATGCCCGGATCAACCAAGGTGAAGACCAGCGAATTCGCCACGCAGATGATCAACAACATGGCGGGCCAACTGGCAAAAATCTAA
- a CDS encoding Xaa-Pro peptidase family protein → MPRRIILALLFALLTVAAYATERQNNADYRARRVAMGRAMSADNGALILFAPTEAEGQNDLYGFRQEDNFYYLTGWAEPGAAVLINANPYTEILFLPEHNLTQEKWTGPKLGPDSPDAAKITGFDKVASLDKMHDELLKVLPQPRALVYADLGSNGQTTASTGPMEWLRRGNSFPNYVAFRDAHQLFGRLRMIKDAGEAQLITHATDASAAAHRAALKAIHPGVSEREISALMQYEFGKRGCERPAYSPIVGSGFYSTVLHYSDDDKIMKDGDVVVMDVAGEYSMYASDITRTAPVNGKFTARQREIYNIVLGAQEAAIQAFHLGMSRLERGTGADSLYKVAFDYINTHGKDLHGGPLGKYFIHGLGHHVGLNVHDLNDPAPLNKGMVFTLEPGIYIPEEKLGVRIEDVFYVDSDGKLVMLSKGLPRTADEVEQAMKK, encoded by the coding sequence ATGCCGCGCAGAATCATACTCGCCCTGCTTTTTGCACTCTTAACCGTTGCCGCTTACGCCACCGAACGCCAGAACAACGCCGACTATCGCGCCCGCCGCGTGGCGATGGGCAGAGCCATGAGCGCCGACAACGGCGCGCTGATCCTGTTTGCTCCCACCGAGGCGGAAGGCCAGAACGATCTCTACGGGTTTCGCCAGGAAGACAACTTCTACTATCTCACCGGCTGGGCGGAGCCTGGCGCGGCGGTCCTCATCAACGCCAATCCCTATACAGAAATTCTTTTTCTTCCTGAGCACAACCTGACGCAGGAGAAGTGGACCGGTCCCAAGCTCGGCCCGGACAGCCCGGATGCCGCCAAAATCACCGGCTTTGACAAAGTCGCCAGCCTGGACAAAATGCATGACGAACTGCTGAAGGTCCTGCCGCAGCCGCGCGCGCTGGTTTATGCCGACCTGGGCAGCAACGGGCAGACCACGGCCTCCACCGGCCCCATGGAATGGTTGCGGCGCGGCAACTCGTTTCCTAACTACGTCGCGTTCCGTGATGCCCACCAGCTCTTCGGGCGCTTGCGCATGATCAAGGACGCGGGCGAAGCCCAGCTCATCACGCATGCCACCGACGCTTCCGCCGCGGCCCACCGCGCGGCGCTCAAGGCCATCCACCCGGGCGTTTCAGAACGCGAAATCTCCGCGCTGATGCAATATGAATTCGGCAAGCGCGGCTGCGAGCGCCCCGCGTATTCGCCCATCGTCGGCTCCGGTTTCTATTCCACCGTGCTGCATTACTCGGATGACGACAAGATCATGAAAGACGGTGACGTGGTGGTGATGGACGTAGCGGGCGAGTATTCCATGTACGCCTCGGACATCACCCGTACCGCGCCGGTCAACGGCAAGTTCACCGCGCGCCAGCGCGAGATCTACAACATTGTTCTCGGCGCGCAGGAAGCGGCCATCCAGGCCTTCCATCTGGGAATGTCGCGGCTGGAACGCGGCACGGGCGCAGATTCGCTCTACAAGGTCGCCTTCGATTACATCAACACCCACGGCAAAGACCTGCACGGCGGGCCCCTGGGGAAATATTTCATCCACGGCCTGGGCCATCACGTGGGCCTCAACGTCCATGACCTCAACGACCCCGCGCCGCTCAACAAAGGCATGGTGTTTACCCTGGAGCCGGGGATTTACATTCCGGAAGAGAAGCTCGGCGTGCGTATTGAAGACGTGTTTTACGTTGATTCGGACGGCAAGCTGGTCATGCTGAGCAAAGGCCTGCCCCGCACCGCCGACGAAGTGGAGCAGGCGATGAAGAAGTAG
- a CDS encoding CoA transferase yields MANENPLRGIKIVSLCINTPGPVAASRLAKMGAQVIKIEPPTGDPIRTFAPAWYQAMIQGQTVITLDLKEPAQRPKLEELLAGSDLLIASFRPSALGRLDLDWESVHARHPKLCFVGIIGYPAPLEEKSGHDLTYLAEAGLVRPPELPPSLFVDLAGAERCVSQALALLLNFARTGEAACAMVSLYDCARELAAPLEAGLTPRGKLLGGGLPLYGLYQASDGWIALAALEPRFAERLLAEFKLQQADHGEFVRIFRERSALAWESWAAERDLPIVAVR; encoded by the coding sequence ATGGCTAATGAGAATCCGCTGCGCGGCATCAAGATCGTGAGCCTGTGCATCAACACGCCGGGGCCGGTGGCCGCGTCGCGCCTGGCGAAAATGGGCGCGCAGGTCATTAAGATCGAGCCTCCCACGGGCGATCCCATCAGGACCTTTGCTCCGGCGTGGTACCAGGCGATGATCCAAGGGCAGACGGTCATCACGCTCGACCTGAAAGAGCCTGCGCAACGCCCCAAGCTGGAAGAGCTGCTCGCTGGCTCCGACTTGCTCATTGCGTCGTTTCGGCCGTCTGCTCTAGGCCGCCTGGACCTGGACTGGGAGAGCGTTCATGCGCGCCATCCCAAGCTGTGTTTTGTGGGGATCATCGGCTACCCGGCGCCGCTGGAGGAAAAAAGCGGCCACGATCTGACGTACCTCGCGGAAGCCGGGTTGGTCAGGCCGCCGGAGCTGCCGCCCAGTCTGTTTGTGGATTTGGCTGGGGCCGAACGCTGTGTAAGCCAGGCGCTGGCGCTGCTGCTCAACTTTGCCCGGACGGGCGAAGCCGCGTGTGCGATGGTTTCTTTGTATGACTGCGCGCGGGAGCTGGCGGCGCCGCTTGAAGCCGGACTAACGCCACGGGGAAAGCTGCTGGGCGGCGGCCTTCCGCTCTACGGCCTCTACCAGGCCAGCGATGGCTGGATTGCGCTGGCTGCGCTGGAACCCCGCTTCGCCGAGCGCCTGCTGGCAGAGTTCAAGCTCCAGCAGGCGGACCACGGCGAATTCGTCCGCATCTTTCGCGAGCGAAGCGCGCTTGCGTGGGAGAGCTGGGCGGCGGAGCGTGATTTACCGATCGTCGCGGTGCGATGA
- a CDS encoding ATP-binding protein has translation MALSGLGEQDLAKRVNYSHATLNLFLNNRYHEVSGDDSAICAAVESFMQAEPVSLETETEGALYETENVRLLRKYFYEALDWGVPYYFRGAPGTQKSFVLRSLVAELNRQDLVKNGHGRRAFYIYCSQGIRPTQLMKDVAIAARSISTGDTRRIFRNLRFDLRGRKSLFIFDEAQHLDIPCLETVRELHDMPPHSGLLFAGSHEIETTFNRLDMEQWASRLRKGAELPGIQEDEAEKIIRAELGPKANVKYLVSNSYAKDLRKGRETKYISARYLFGGINKIRRDRQKDGDAQ, from the coding sequence ATGGCTTTGAGTGGCCTAGGCGAGCAGGACCTGGCGAAGCGCGTCAACTATTCCCACGCCACACTCAACCTCTTTCTGAACAATCGCTATCACGAGGTGTCCGGCGACGACTCCGCGATCTGCGCGGCCGTGGAAAGCTTCATGCAGGCGGAGCCTGTCAGTCTTGAAACCGAGACTGAAGGGGCGCTTTACGAAACCGAGAACGTGCGCCTGCTGCGCAAGTACTTCTATGAAGCTCTGGATTGGGGCGTCCCTTATTATTTCCGCGGCGCTCCGGGAACACAAAAGAGCTTCGTGCTGCGCAGCCTGGTAGCCGAACTCAACCGCCAGGACCTGGTCAAGAACGGCCACGGACGTCGCGCCTTCTACATCTATTGCAGCCAGGGAATTCGCCCGACGCAGCTCATGAAGGACGTGGCCATCGCCGCACGTTCCATTAGCACGGGCGATACACGCCGCATTTTCCGCAATCTGCGCTTTGATCTGCGCGGGCGCAAATCTCTCTTCATTTTCGATGAAGCCCAGCACCTAGACATCCCCTGCCTGGAGACGGTGCGCGAACTGCACGACATGCCTCCGCACAGCGGGCTGCTCTTCGCTGGATCGCATGAGATCGAGACGACGTTTAACAGGCTGGATATGGAGCAGTGGGCATCGCGCCTGCGCAAAGGCGCCGAGCTGCCCGGCATCCAGGAAGATGAAGCCGAAAAGATCATCCGCGCGGAGTTGGGACCGAAGGCCAACGTGAAATATCTGGTCTCTAACTCATACGCCAAGGACCTGCGCAAAGGCCGCGAGACGAAATACATCTCAGCGCGATACCTATTCGGCGGCATCAACAAAATCCGGCGCGACCGCCAGAAGGACGGAGACGCGCAATGA
- a CDS encoding DUF1320 domain-containing protein, producing the protein MPYAIQADLSPRRITAAELIQLTDDTNSGAVNAQVVTDVLTESSALIDSYCRARYNVPLQASDQVKGICLDIAEYKLYLRRKRVKDDVRKAFEDAVSFLRDLSTGKAGLDQPVSATPQSGGGDVQSTDVEEKFSDDNLAGFV; encoded by the coding sequence GTGCCCTACGCCATCCAAGCCGATCTTTCGCCGCGCCGGATCACCGCCGCTGAGCTGATCCAGCTCACTGACGACACGAATTCCGGCGCGGTGAATGCTCAGGTGGTCACTGACGTTCTTACGGAGTCGTCCGCGCTGATTGATTCCTATTGCCGCGCGCGCTACAACGTGCCGCTGCAGGCGTCTGACCAGGTCAAGGGGATTTGCCTGGACATCGCGGAATACAAACTCTATCTGCGGCGCAAGCGCGTGAAGGACGACGTGCGCAAGGCGTTTGAAGATGCCGTCTCTTTCCTGCGCGATCTGTCCACCGGCAAAGCCGGGCTGGACCAGCCTGTATCCGCAACGCCGCAGTCCGGCGGCGGCGACGTGCAGAGCACTGACGTGGAAGAGAAGTTCAGCGACGACAACCTGGCGGGGTTTGTCTGA
- a CDS encoding phage virion morphogenesis protein, with the protein MAEFKWKVNAEPVKFALKNFSDKLKPEPLLNIAGAIMRSSIEQTFRDQGSPAGSWPPLAASTLKRGKGGMGRKILIQSGRLKNSINYEVGGNTLTIGTNLKYAAIQQEGGVAGRRGPFKKKGGRRPVIPARPYLVFRPEDPQRMADAMDRYIDQAAHQTGLK; encoded by the coding sequence ATGGCGGAGTTTAAGTGGAAGGTCAATGCCGAGCCGGTGAAGTTCGCGCTGAAGAACTTTTCCGACAAGCTCAAGCCGGAGCCGTTGCTCAACATCGCGGGCGCCATCATGCGCAGCTCGATTGAACAGACGTTTCGCGACCAGGGGTCGCCCGCTGGATCGTGGCCTCCGCTGGCTGCGTCCACGTTGAAGCGCGGCAAAGGCGGGATGGGCAGGAAGATCCTGATCCAGAGCGGGCGGCTGAAAAACTCCATCAACTATGAAGTCGGCGGCAACACGCTGACTATCGGCACAAATTTGAAGTACGCGGCCATCCAGCAGGAGGGCGGCGTCGCCGGACGTCGCGGGCCTTTCAAGAAAAAAGGCGGACGCCGTCCGGTAATTCCAGCGCGTCCGTATCTGGTGTTTCGTCCCGAAGATCCACAGCGCATGGCCGATGCCATGGACCGCTACATTGACCAGGCCGCGCACCAGACAGGACTGAAGTAA